In Papaver somniferum cultivar HN1 unplaced genomic scaffold, ASM357369v1 unplaced-scaffold_117, whole genome shotgun sequence, the DNA window GATATCATCCATAAGCACCTGAAAAGATTTCAGAAGCCAACAATCAACACAACAATGAAAAATAAGTTATATCGAGGCTCCACCGGGACTCTGGTGATAGCTTCCCTATCTGACAATCAACTGTAAGTACATATCCGCTACGGATTTCTGTGAGGAATTATTCTCTGTCTGAATTGTAAGTGACAATTAATTTACATACAACTTAGAGAATTCATTGACGTAGCCATGGTTAGGAAACTAGTAAAACGTTCAGCATAAGTGTTTCAATTAGATTGGAGTTGGAGATGTTTATAAGACAAACTAGGACGGAGGTTTTAATGACTAACATCCTTAGCCCTACATTAGTAGGGGTATATGAAGAGTGAAGACCAACTTCCAAACCCTGAGATGTTTCGGCTCATGAAGCTTGTTCTGTAGTTATGAAAAAAAAGGGATGAAGAGGAGAAGAGAAAAACCACTCAAATACCTGAGCAAGAATGACAAGTTGTTCTCCGGCTTTATTAGGCAGTTCACGCAATGCATGTTCACACAAACGACGAGGTGAAGTATTGTACCAGTCTTCTCCGTACTCATGTAGGTATGGCTGGGTTAGAGGAATAAACACCAAACCAGCAAAAATGAAGTAACTAGGCAATTTATCGAACTGATGGACAGGGACCAATGGTTGTAACTGCACCAACATCAAATCCAAATGTTAGCTAAAATAGCACTATAAAACTCTAATTTAGTTAAAAACACTCTTTTTGTTTATGCTTGTTCAAGAAACTCAATTAAATGAAATCCATACCGCTTCACAAAGAGATAAGATTTATCACACGGAGAAAAAATTTACTCACAGGCTGAAGGGTGACACTAATATCTTGCTCTACACCATCTCTTAATACTCTAACTATCGCTGTTTCATTTGGTTTCTTCATGGAGACTAGATGATCAAATGTTATCCGCTCTCTATTTCGGAATGCAACTGCAAACAGCAAAAAACAAGAtaagataaagaaaaaagagatgaaaCCTACAATATGATGGATAGCCGGGTTATGAAAACTATATTCTGATTATTTTGTTAGAGCACACCAACTCTTACCTGTTCCGTCATTGGCTATAGGCACACCATCAAATGCTAAGACAATGTCATCTTTCTTAAGCATCTTATAGGCATCAGAAAGAGGATTAATTTTGCTCACAAGAACTCCTGTCATTTCTGGGCGCATCCGGAAGTGCTCTCTTAGTTGTGCATTTTCAGTGGGCTGGCAAGACAAACCCAGAGAACAGAAACCAGCATATTTTCCATATTCCTCCACCCCAGCTATAAAATGCTTTATCACGGGAACTGGAATTATATACCTTCAATAATGTGGAGATGCAGGATCAAGATTAGACAGTGCATAAAACTGTAGTAACTACCAAAACATGAATCTCTATTTTCTAGGATTCAAACAACTTCAGGTATCTTACTACAACTCACCCAATATTTTCCGCACCTGAAAGATTTTGAAAAGCTACTCCAGCTACCTTGTCTCCCATGATTGCAGGGCCTCCACTGTTTCCGGGATTAATAGCTGCATCAATCTGTATCGCCATGAGCTGTGTTGCACCATGGACATATTGTGTTGGCTCAACTCTTGAAACAACTCCTTTAGTAACAGATATGTTGTCCCCTCCTGCAACAAGAAAACATATGTCATATATGGTGCCGCAAAACATAATAGTTTTTAAATGGAAACAACATCTTCGGCTACAGGTATGTTGTCCAAACCTTGAGGGTATCCAACAACGGCAACAGCTTCCTGCAAGAACGGAATGTCACCAAGCTCCAAGAAGTTCATACTCTCCCAAAACTCTTCACTTTCAACAGTGAGAATAGCCAAATCACATTCATGCCCAATGGCCCGAACTTCTGCTCTGTATTTGTTTGGAGAACCATGCCTTCTCACAAGAACAAATGTATTATCAGCAACTACGTGAGCATTGGTTATAATTCTTCGCCCCTCAATGACAAATCCTACAATTTCATAACAGAACATTGAAAGTTAATCCACCAACAAGTTTAGACTTAAGATAAATTTCACAATTAGATCCAAAAAATATTAGAATTGTTTGGTTCATCAACTTTCCTACATAAACAAAACCTGCGAAGTTTCTTAAACTTAAGAACTGAAAACACACATCATGTTTACTCCTATTGATAGCCGTCTTTCAGTCTTGGGTCTCACCATCCCCGTACTTATTGCCCTATCCTACACATGCGAGAAATGCAATCAACGAAAACCTTCAGGACTGAGTTATGCGTAAAGGGCAAGGCCACCTATATTATACATTTTCCCTACTTCAGTCACCACACAGTGTGTTCTTTCTAGAACCAATAATCAAATTCAAGCTGTAACTTCCCGCCGCCACAACAACATCCTCTAAGCTCCTCAAATAAACTGACTTTACTAATTTAATTTCACAACCATACATTTGAGGCTAATCAAGTCACAATTTTTAGGTCAAAAATCCaattaatcaaacaaaaaccatctgtgtcaaaaatccccaaatccaaACCATACCCAAACCCAAAAATACCATAAAGATTGAAACTCTAAGCAAATTAACTCAATGGGAAGCACTAATTttccaatcaaacaatcaaattgaaataaaaatttaaaatgtTGGGGTTATTAAATTGACTTACCAGAACCCATAGTTTCTCTCTGAGATTTGTTCTGCCATGGTAAGAAATAACTAGGACTACTTGCAACTGTAAATATCTTGACAACAGAATCAAGAGCAAGGTTAATTGCTTCATATGCATCTGTTTGTCTTGGATGTATCAATCctgtatcatcatcatcatcatcattaatctTAGTTTCAGAAAGTATTgggttttgattgattttggaATTAATGAAGTTTTGAGTTGTAGAAGTACAATAAGAATTTGAAAAAATGGGAGTAATGGATCTAATTGAATTTGAAAACAGAGGTAGGGAGAACAAAGGAGATGAAGGGGGGCGAATAAGAGTATGATTATAACGAGATAGAGAATGGGAAGGacaagcagaagaagaagagagagttGCAGAGAATCTGCGAAGAGTTCTAAGATAAGAGTACCGCATGATTTTGCCTGTGCTAGGTTTTTGTTTTCGgagttacggagagtttgggttTAGGGGTGTTTCTGAGCTTTTAGTTTGGGAATTTTGATCAAGTACCCGTTTTTTGATATCCATAAAATAAATGCCCCCGTTTTTTACAATTTATTAAAGTGCCTTTACGTTAGTTTTCCATCCATTGTTAGTTAAGTCTAATTTACTTTACATATTTGCCATTTATTTATTCCCACATTGATTTTATACATCATTTTTCAGGTTTTTCGAGTccggttcaggatcgttacaccgcttTCAGATTCGTTACCTCATTCCCCAAAAAGGGTTCATCATCTCAAGTGGTTTGGGGTTTTTGGTTGGAAGAAATCGACCGTCTACGACATATTTTTAGGTTCGTCGAGCCCGGTTCAGGAACGTGACAACgatttcaggttcgtcgagccccgttcaggatcgttacacagTTTTCAGGATCGTCGGAACATTTACCTTCCCCTCCAAGGAGAtgtagttcaggggtaaataggACTTTCAATCGGAAAGATAACTGTCACCTAGCACTTAATTAGATGGAATTTGGCTTTTGAATATAAAAGGGTACTTTAACAATTTCAAAAAAACGGGGGCATTTCTTAGTGTAATGTGAAAAGTAGGGTACTCTATCAAAAAGCCCTTTTAGTTTTAGAGCATCTTCAATGTTTGGGGTCAAGGTCATCCTATGTGGAGGTCTTATTAAGACTTTTTAGTTGTGGGTCATTCACTACatgacaaaaaataataaagcTAAGGTTTTCTACCTAAGTTCCATCTCCAATCCCCAAGGTCATATCCAACACTTCTTGTCTGAATTTAGAGACAAAAGATGATGTGGATTTAAGACCCAGGGTCATAaagactttctcctttacccccaCTTAGTCCCCACATGCACATGTCATCTTCTTTTATGACCTCTACCCTAGTGTCGGAGGTGAAAAATTGGTAGAAAAATTCTTAAATTCTATGTGTCGTATCAATTTAAGACCTTGACCCAtaacattggagatgctcttagaacTACAATGAATGGGGTGGGGTAGGGGGCAGTCGACCTCCTTTTTGTTTTGTTAAAAAGTAGAATTTTATTTGGTTGGTCCACGAGGgaggcctagttagcaattcgccaTGCGACAAAAATTCGGACCCGCAAAAATGCCCACATAAACCGGCAAAGCAAAATGCAAATTCGGTAAACAATACAGTCAAACATGCGGGATACTATAAAAATGCTGGAATTCGTTAATTCGTGTATCATATATTTTAATGCTGCACTAAATATTCATCGTACATTAGTTGTTATAAATAACAGTATTTATGGTTTAAACGGAATATATAGTTAATACATGCGTTCTTAGCATCAGAAAACGGAATGGCACAGTGTTGTGAAGTGCCTGAAGTGTGATAAAGGGGTCATGGGATCAAACTCTGGTGCATGAACTTCTttttgaaaattaaaaacaatGAGTCAGCGTTAAGTGGTTGCCGAATTAAACTGGAGAATTATTCGGGACCCCAACAAAAGCGCGAATTAATCAGCTCTTCCTAAAAAAACCCGAACTATGTTCGGGATTGAGTTTGTGCGCAGTTTTGGGCGAGAATAATAATTCGCCGAATCCCTAACTAGGGAGGGAGGCAACATGACCATACTTCCTTTGAGATTTTTACCATATTCTATTTTGCACTTTTGTGACCAACTTAAAAGACCGCTTCACTGAAAAGGTTTATTTTCTTTATCACACTAAGATGGAGTATGTAGGGGAAAAATATCGCATGAAGCTAGAATGACAACCTCGCCCTAATTAAGATTATCATTaagacgaagaagagaagaacTAAGTGAAGGGTAATCATGCGATAAGGAGAAAAAAAGCACGAGGAACAACCATGCGACAAACATAGCACGACACCTATCAAGAAGAGCATGAAAGAGCCACACGAAAGACATCGACATCTCCCCATAGCCTGGAGAATAAGACAGATTGGATAGAGATCAGCAAGCAGAGATCATGCACGTGAACCCAGTTGTCTTCCACCCAGATATTTTCCTATATAAGGATCCAAATAATAAAGAGAGAGGAGGGGACTCAGTGAGCAAGTAAGTAAACCACCAAGAGAGAAACAAGTTTGTAAACTACTTTCATCTTGTATCTCTCCATTGTTGTATGAAAACTCACCTTGAATATCTTGTAAGAACATCATATATTCAATAGAAAATGTTTGTGAAGATCATATTAGTGTCAAAGTAgtgtataatatcattaatgtttagGTTTATCTCCATGACTTAGACTTGGTGTTCTTATCACCTCATTGGGTGTAATTGTGGGATTTTccacaactacattttggcgctagaaacaggaagGATTATCCTCACCTGCTTTTTAGTAGCTAAAAAACTCTCATCTCTGAGAACAACTTATCATTCTTGGTTGAAATATCACTTTGAAATACCCTTGTCATAATGAAGATCCAGTGAATACATCGTCGCCTAGTTTGAAAAAGTGAAAACTTGAGAATCATTGAGGCCCTTTGAAAGAAAGATCTGACAAATTAACCCTACCAAAACGGGCTGAAACAAAAATCAAACCCCTATCAAGTTTCTAAAAATGTCATGTCCACCAGCATCTCTGATTAACAAGATGGTACAAATCGCCTCAAGAGCAGCTCGTGTCATCGCTATTCGAAGAAACAGCAGAGTGGCAGACAGAAGAAGAGCTAGAGGCGAAGATGAAACTTCAGGTTTATTGCTACACTCTCGTTACACTAGTTCAATTTTATGGGGCAAAACTTTTATCTGGTTTCCCCCTCAGGTAGGCATATTGGTCTTGCAAAGACCCAAAATGGCTGGGAGACGGTTGCCCACGTTTTCTCACTACACAACATGACCAAATACTTCCCTACAGATTTTCAAGGATGCTAATGGGGGTATCATtttgcttgggggtgtaccaaactACCAATACACGTATAAGACTAAAAAGCAATTGCTTTTGGGTTGGTACACGGTACCCCAATTAGCAACCTCTATTTTGTACTTTTATGACCAATTAAAAAGAAGGCACAATTAGGGGATACTTTCACAAATTGGAgaatactcaaaaaaaaaataaaaaataaacattaTGAAATAATTCAAAAATCCCTTATCCAAATAATTTTTGTAATAGCTAAATTATCCTCAAGTATCTCCCTTATGAACTAATACTCTAGTGGAAGTGTTATCCGACAATACCAACTAATATAGTCGGTATTGGTTTCGTTCCAAAACAATACCGACTATTCCGGTCGTTATAGCCTTCAAAGGCAAAACCAATACCGACTCCATGGGTTTTCGTTAAATCAATGTTGACTCTGCATATATTGAAATGGGTGTTCATTAAATCACCACAATTACTATGAAACTAAAATCAGATTACACACTGTTTGTGTTTCATCCATAGgatgaagaaaaataaattagGAACACTTCCAAATCCAATGTAGAACTGCTACCATTACCAATAACAAAAGATAAATGACAATAAATCAAAGTAATATTATTAAGAAACTGTAGCATAAATTCGACAGATGTAAAAACAGTGAATCTGTCACTTATAATTGATTTCTATGCTCAAACATGGAATCATACATATGGGTATAGACacctatttatttttatttgaaattgaaatcaTGTTTAAACTTGAGATTGGCGTGGTGGATAAAAATACACGAACTCCATTGTCGGTTGCCCTTGGAGTTTCTGAACAGATGAATGACGACACACCTGATGATTTACCCAACAAACAGTCTATAAGAACTATGAAGAAGAGATAGCAAATTCATCTATATTCTTCAGTGGTAGACCATCGAAACCCTAATAAATCATAGATTTAAGACAACTTAATCTCCATCCGgtgtaattttttctttcttttctaagTATTTAATTAATAAGATATAATTGGGGCATACCAAATTAAAAATACCCCCTTAGCTAAAATCCAGTCGCATTTGTCCATGAATATCCCCAATTTGTGAGTATCCTTCAATTTAGCCTTCATTAAAAAGAAGACTTCACCAAAAagatttattttctttatcacaaatagaaaataaagaaccATTAAATAGAAAATAACGACACAATTGAGTATGATTCGGTGATCTCTAGAGAACCATTAAATATAAAATTCGTTATGCTTTCATTCTATAACCTTCTGGTTATTCTATTTTGTCtactttcattttttaatttctttttcaattttttctagtTCATTTTTCTAATCTGGTTTTTCCTTTGCATATCTGAATTTTATGTTCAAAATATACCCATTATTTGTCAGTTTGGTTTCAAACTAGATAATGAATACTTAATTCTTCTTGCAGTACctcatcatattcatcatggagaGCATCCATTATTCGACCTAGTATATTCTTCTCTTTTCACAGACATTATTGTCCCAATCAAAAGCAATATGCACATCGTCTTCTTCAGTAATTTTGCAGACCGTCATTCTCATGATGGATTCATACAGTATGTACCAGTATTTTGCAGGAAATCATTTATATGATTTATTTAGTTCAACTGATCTTTGCAAGAACCAAGTTGTTAACTCAGTTCTACTGATTCGAGTCAATTTTCCCATCACTTTCGAGCCAATAACtcttcaaaatttgaaaacccttGATTGGCGGCACTACAGCTGCTGTGCGATTATTACGCAGGAAAAATTATACCAATTCAATGCAAATTTTGACCTTCACCAACTTACCAAAGCGTATCTCAAGCTCTCTGAGTCAACCTTGTACCCCTTTAATACCAAATATTCGATTATTTTCTTTGCAGTTATAGACTATCCAAAAGTAGAAGATCTCCCTTATCTTCATGGTTTTTCTGCCGCTACTATAACTCTTTATAACcaagaaaaatggaaaattagttttcatctttttatgaaaaatattttgCATAATACTCAAGTATCAACAATagattattcttctaaaaaccctGTTTCTTCTATCACCAACCAGCTCCAGCATGCTAACATCCGCGACATCTCTGCTATGAAAATAAGGCGTGCGATTGGTTCAGTGAAAGCTCTATCTTTAGATAAAGAGGAAAGAGGTCACATTTTGATAGGAAAACTTTTTGCTGAGGATCTAATGGAAACAGATCTGGTGAGGCAAGAATTAAAAAGTCTTTGGAAGCCATACAAATTCATAGAAATCCTTGCACTAGATAAAAAcatttttctcttgaaattacccACTAAAGAATTGATTCAAGATGTTCTCAAGAGAAGTCCTTG includes these proteins:
- the LOC113329411 gene encoding protease Do-like 10, mitochondrial; amino-acid sequence: MRYSYLRTLRRFSATLSSSSACPSHSLSRYNHTLIRPPSSPLFSLPLFSNSIRSITPIFSNSYCTSTTQNFINSKINQNPILSETKINDDDDDDTGLIHPRQTDAYEAINLALDSVVKIFTVASSPSYFLPWQNKSQRETMGSGFVIEGRRIITNAHVVADNTFVLVRRHGSPNKYRAEVRAIGHECDLAILTVESEEFWESMNFLELGDIPFLQEAVAVVGYPQGGDNISVTKGVVSRVEPTQYVHGATQLMAIQIDAAINPGNSGGPAIMGDKVAGVAFQNLSGAENIGYIIPVPVIKHFIAGVEEYGKYAGFCSLGLSCQPTENAQLREHFRMRPEMTGVLVSKINPLSDAYKMLKKDDIVLAFDGVPIANDGTVAFRNRERITFDHLVSMKKPNETAIVRVLRDGVEQDISVTLQPLQPLVPVHQFDKLPSYFIFAGLVFIPLTQPYLHEYGEDWYNTSPRRLCEHALRELPNKAGEQLVILAQVLMDDINAGYERLAELQVKKVNGVEVENLKHLCCLVEECKEESLRFDLDDERVVVLNYESAKVATSRILKRHRIPSAMSTDLIDEQVTTGSQVELACSN